Part of the Deinococcus metalli genome, ACCTCGGCCTCGGGCCTGACCTGGCCGAGTGATGGTTGACCTCCCGCTTCCACCTCGTCCGGCTGCGCCTTCAGCCTCCTCAGCTCGATACCCGCCGCCAGCGCCTCCGCCACCACACCCAGGAGCACGTTCCGGCGCACCGTCACCCTGTGCAGCCGGGCCACCCACGGCTGCACCGTGACCGTCCATCCACGCTGGAGATATGCCCGCTCCAGCCGCAGTCCTGGTTCTCCGCCCGGCACCCACGCCATCAGCTCCTTGATCTTGAACCGTCCGTCATACGCGATGACCTGAAGTCCCGCCTCGATACACGCCAGCAGGGAATCCGTCAGCTGGTCGTGCCTGGGGTCCGTCAACGCGACGACACTCACGGCGCCACCGTCCAGTAGGTGGAACCAGCCGGCCGCGACCACCTTGCCTCGCCTCGTGGCCATCCACACGTCGTAGGACGGAAGAAAGCCGCTGGGCCTGAGGTAGCCCATCGGCTGGATGGCATCGAACAGCTCACCGCCGCGCTCAAGGACCCGGTCGAAGAAGGCGCGCAGAGCGGGCAGGTCGGCTCCGTTCGCGGGGCGGAAGTGGTGGACCTGGGAGGGCATCTGTGGCGCCATAGGACTCCTCTGAAAGAACGGGGGCAGCCGTATTTCTACTTATAGCAAGACTATCAATGAGTAGTCGTCTTTTCACACCTCCACCGCGAAGCTGCGGGGATGACCCCCGACCCTGGACAAGCCCGGCTCGAGGAGATCGGCCGCCGTGTGCGTGAGGCCCGGATCCGCCGTGGCTGGAACCAAGACGTCTTCGCCCACCACGCCGGCATCCACCGCGCCTACATCGGCATGATCGAGAACGGCAAGAAGGATCTAAGGATCTCGACGGTCTACCGGCTCGCAGAGGCGCTCGACGTGCCCGTCATCAGCCTCCTTCCCTAGTCAGCCCGAAGCAGTTCCGCCACATCGACCTTCAGGGCGTCCGCGATCCTCTGCAGGTGGTCAAGCGTCACGTTCGAGGTATTCGCATTCTCCAGGGCGCTGCAGGTAGACGCCCGCTGGCTGTTGGGCCTGCTGGATTGAGTCAGTCGATAAGCTCGCCCGCTCTTACGCCGAATGCCAGCGCGAGCTTCTCAACGATGTCAATGCCGGTGCCGCTCCGGGCCCGCTCGATCACGCTGATCTGGTTGTGGTGCAGCGAGGCGTGCGCCGCAAGGTCTTCCTGTGACCATTCCCGCTCCTGCCGCAGCCGCCGCACGTTGTCCGCCAAGCGCTGACGGATGGAGGGCGCTGGATTGGACATCGCGCTCAATGATGGGTCAGCCCAGAATAGGCAACCACACTGAATTCAGTGTCATTGAATTCAGTTACAATACCACATGCATCGCGCTACTCAGCGGTACCTCGGCCTCCCCGAAACTTGGCCCACCCAGGACGACCAACTCCTTCCCATCCAAACCGTCAAAATCCAAGGCCGCGCCCAAACACACCTCCTCCAGGCCCTCGACATCCGCGGCCGCTGGCACGGTGGCGCCCTGTTCGGCAGCCATCTTTCCGGCACCCTTGAGGTGCCCCTGATCACCGCGTCCGCCCCCCCCGGGACGGTCAGCCACCCCCTCACCCTGTCCCTTCCTTACCTCATCGGCGCCAGCCAGATCGTTACGACGTTCCTGAGCGCGGGGGTCGACTGGGTCGGCCAATGGATTGCCGCCCCCGACGGTCGCCTCCCCGACCGACGGGCCGACCTCCTCTGGGTCAACTTCGGGGCCCGCCGTGGCCTCATCGACGACCGACACCCCTTGGCGGTCATCGGCCTCCGCGAGGGCTCCCTTGTCGGGCGAGCGTACATCTGGGACGAGGGCGAGCCCATCGAGGTGGACTGCCCCGTCTGACCACTCACCAGCTGAGGCCGAGACGCGCCGGACGGAAGCCAGTTTGGCTGCACATGCGCTGCCTGATTCCAGGCAGCCATCGTCAGAGCGCACTGACAGGCGAGGCCGGTCGCACCGATGGTGGCGCGACATACCACGCAGACGTGCCGACAAGATTGGCGATCAACCACTCGCCGGAACAGAATCCGTGGCCCTGGACTCCCCAGCTCGATCCCCAGGAATTGCGAATGATGAATTCACCTCGCCGGCCAGGACGCGCAGCCTCGTCGTACCCGACCAAAACGATGGCGTGTCCGCCAAGTCGAACAGGATCCGGGACATCCGGAATCTGCCCTCCTAATGCCGCTATGAAGGCAGGCCCAATGCGGATACCTACCGCAACGGGATACCCCTGGGCCAACAGCTCCGCGACGGTGTCCACCGAGAACGCCACAGAGCGGAGTGTGGCCTGACGACAGTGCTGGGGATCAAGCGCGCCACTGGGCGGGGCGTAACTCGCGGCTGTTTCGTCTCGCTGGTCGTCGTAGGGCCAGAAGGTGTCGGCCGGCTGCCCAATGCTCGTCAGGGCCGCCTGCGCCTGCTGGAAGGATGCTCCGCTGGTTCCCCGGGGTTGCCCCTGACGGCATCCCCAGTACAGGACCTCCTCAGACAGGTGCAAGGAGAGATCCACGCCCGCTTCCGAGGTCAGCGTCTGGGCTTCATGCACCGCCGTGACGGCGAACGCCATGCAGGTGCCGCGCTGTCCCTGATCACGGACGGGAGGCAGGGCGGAACGGAGATCCAATTGCGGCCATTTTCGCGTGACGTGGTGGGTCATGCCAGAAACGGCTGCTGGCGTGCGCTGACGCCGCGCTCCGCGCTGCCTGCTGGATGGGGCGTGATATTCAGGTCAATGCCGTAGCGGTCTACAGGTTCACCCGAACCCTGCCATGGCCTTTCCTTGCGAAGCTCCAGATGGGCGCCTCCCGCATGTATCACCCGCAGCACGAACCGGCGAAGTCCGGATCCACCCAGCACGTTCTCGTCCGCCTCCGGACCCTGCAGGAACTGATCCACCAGTACCTCTACTGCGGGCTCAGCTCCCGTCGAGACCGGAGCGGTCCAGATATAGCCCGTCGAGGGCATCTCGGGAAGCTGGACGACCAGTTCATCACTGACCCGCGGATACACCACCCGCCCCGCATCCTGGTAATCCAGCGGCCAGACGTCCACCCGCCCATTGAGCGGACGTTCGCCGCCGCGCAGCTGGGTTTTGACATGCAGCGGGCTGACGCTGATCAGCCGACTGTAGATCTGCGGCGAAATCACGTCCAGGGCGCGCAACTGGGTCACTGTCGCCTGATAGCTTGCCCCCATTTCTAGACCCATCAGGTACGCCTGCTGCGGCGTCGGCTCGGCACCTTCCCGGGGCAGTCCCGCCTGGCGAACTAGGGTATAGACCAGTCGAGGCGGCATCAGAAAGTTGGCTGCAAAGGCTTGCGCCTCGACCTCGATCATACTGTCGGTGACGCGGTCACGGGCCAGGCCCAGTTCAACCTCGCCGTCCACACTCTCGGCGTGACCCATCTCATGGTGACCGAATTCATGCGCGGCCGTGAAGCGCTGCAGGCTCGGCGGATGCTTGGCGTTCAACAAAATGCCGCTGATGTCGCCGCCTTGATCTGGAATCCGCTTGTAAAGCCCGTAGACGTCTAGCGGCTGGAACATGAGCCACACGCTGGAGCGCTCGATGATGCGGAACACATCGATACGGCGGCCTGTGTCCGTCCCCAGGCGTTCGTGTGTCGCTGCCGCCGCCGACGTGCCACGCTGTTTGGCCAAGGCTCGGGTTCTGGCGTTCATGGGGAGCTCAAGACTGATCCGTGGACGTGAGGGAAGGCGCCCGTCCAGCCTGACGCAGGAACTCGGCAAACCGCAGCACCTGCTGCTGATCCTGCTCACTCAGTCCCTTGGACGCCCGGTACAAGGCGCGGGCCGTGTCATCTTGAGGCGCAGATAACACCTCGTCGTCGTCGAAGAAGTACGTCAGCGGCTTCTTGAGCAGCTGGGCGAGCCTGTGGAGTTCGATGCTGCTGACCTTGCGCTTACCCGTCTCGAGGGCGGACATGGCTGGTCGGGAGATCCCGATCTGATCCGCGACGAATTCCTGTGACAGCCCCAGGTACTCCCGGGCCTCCTTCACGCGCTCGGCGAGGTGCCGTTCCTGCTCTGCGGCGAGTACATACTCCGTCTGCTGTTCCATGGCGTTCCTCCCTTGTCTTCATGGTGCGGTGAACGGTGCAAAGCCGTGTGGATCCGCGTCACCATCACGGCATACCGATACGTGCGGCGCCCGAGCAGGCCATCACGAACGCGATGACCTGCTGATCACCGTGGGACAGACTGAGGCGCCAGACCTCCAGGTTCATGAGCCGAGCGCGCTGCGCCGCCTCACCGTGCAGGTGCAACGACGGCTGCCCAGATGCGGCGCTGACGACCTCGATGTCTGTGGTCTCAACGCCATCACGGAGGCCGGTTCCAAGGGCCTTGGCCGCGGCCTCCTTGGCGGCAAACCGCGCGGCGAGACGTGCGTGATCTCCACGACACCAGGCGCGCTCAGCGGCCGTGAAATTGCGCTCGCAGAACGCCTCACCGCCCACTTCAAGGATGCGGCCCCACCGCTGAAGGTCAATGAGATCGACGCCGCACGCCCACGCCATCGTCATCACGCCACCTTCGTGGGGATAGCGTCTACCTCGAGTGGATCACTGTCCAGCGGATCCAGGCGTCCATACGCCAGCGCTTTCTGAGCCAGGCATCCGGTGCACCCAGGAGCGGCATGATGAGCGCCCCTCACCGCCTGGAGGAGGACAGAATGCTGCCAGACCTCCCCAAGGGACTCGGACAGCACGTTCCCATGGTCGTCCGGCGCTGAGTACCCGCCGAACGCGCTGCAGGGTGAAACGTGGCCATCCGCACCGACGACCAGTTGATCGATGGCAGCCGTGCATGGACCACACCCTTTGAGCCCCAGGAAGGCGTGAGCGGATCCCAGGGCAATGTCCACGCCAGGGTAGAGTGCCCGCAGGCGGAGAACGACATGGCGCAGGGCACGGTACCCCTCGCGATCCAGAGACAACCCCTCTACGCCAGTGGCGCCTCGACCCTGGGGGACAAACCTCAGCACACTGATTCTGGGAAGACCAAGCCGAGCGACCAGATCCACCAGACCGGGCAGTTCGTGAACGTTCAGCCGGGTGGGGACGAAATGCACCTCGGTGCGCCGCCCGAGAGAGAGGGCAGCGCGGATGGTCTGCATGGTCAGCTCGAAGCTTCCACGGACGCGTGTTACCTGATCGTGACGCTCAGGAACTGAACTGTAGACACTGACCATCAACGTATCTTCCGCACGCAGCAGGGCGGCAAGGCGGTCCTCTGAGACGCTGGACCGCACGCCACTGTCCCAGATGACCCCAGACGAAAACATGCGGAGCTCCAGGCCCTCTTGACGGGTATGGGCCACAACCTCGTCCAGCCCGCGGTACTCCAGCGGTTCCCCGCCCGTGAGGGTCAGGCGCCGGCCCCCAAGCTGTGCGAACTCGGAAATGAGCTCCACTGTCCGGCGAAGTGGCAGGGCAAGGGGATGGTGGGGCGCGGCAAACGCTGAGCAGTGCGCGCACATGAGGGGACAGCCGCGCAGCAGCTCCACGCGCAGTTCGCGGAGCGCAGGAACGGCAGTCGACAAGAGGCTCGCAGGCTCATACATGGGCCACCTCACCGGCCGCTGCGTTCTGGGCGTCGCGAGCGGCCATCACGAGTGAACGGGAGCGGCCCGGCGCCTCGGCGTCCGCATGGGTGGCCCAACAGGCGATCTCACCCGGCGCGCACCCCACTTCACGGCAGATGAATCCGAGCAGCCGCGTCAAGCCGAGATAGTTGCCATAAGCGCGCTGAATAAAAAACTGGTTGCGGTAGAGCGCCGAAAGGTGCAGTTCTCCGTCGGCCAGCGTCAGGCTGATGTGACTGAGGCACGGGAACCCCATGAGGTTCGTGTCATCGGGGCCCTGAATGCGCAGTTCGGCGTCCCAGCCACCCGCAGGCACCACGGACAGTTCGTAGGCACTGCTTTTTGGCCCCGGAAGACGGCGCTGAGCGCGCAATCGCTCGATCACACGCGCGAGTTGATTGAGTGGCGCCTCGCCCGGGCGTTCCCACGCAACCAACCTCCCAAAATACGTTCCGGACATGTTGCCGCGGTGCTTGCGCAGGAACGGGTAGGCCTCTATGTATGAGGTATAGAGATGCGCCGCAGCCCGCTCGCCCAGGCGGGGGAAGTACAGGTCAATGGGAAACAAGGTCGACGCAACGGTATCGACAGGCTGCGCCAGCGACGGGTGAGCGGTAATGAAGCCGTCTAAAGCCGCGCGAATCACTGGATCCTCCGGAGCCTGACCGGGCATGACGACCATCAGGTTGACAGCCTTCCCGCCCTGATCGATCAGCAGTTCAAGGGCATCAAGCCACGCTTCAGACAGGTTCGGGGCAGAAATCAGGGCCGCCCTGGGACGCCCTGATACAGGCGTGGGGTGGGTCAGGGAAACGCTGGGCATCTATAACCTCCACTTCGCGGACATGACCAGATCCGTGAGGGCGTTAACGGTCGAGTACTGGGTGCGGTCGAGCTTGCTCGGATTAGGAAGCTCAATGCCCAAGTCGCTGCTGAGCCTGGCGAGCACCGCATGAGCGGGGACGGACTTGACGGTGAAGTCACCCTGACTGGCCATTTCCTGCTCGACGTCTCCAACGGAACAGGCATAGATGTGGGCGACGGCGCTGAGGACCGCTGACTGCACGCTCTCGCGGAGCGGGGGAGGGACCACTGT contains:
- a CDS encoding helix-turn-helix domain-containing protein codes for the protein MTPDPGQARLEEIGRRVREARIRRGWNQDVFAHHAGIHRAYIGMIENGKKDLRISTVYRLAEALDVPVISLLP
- a CDS encoding radical SAM protein; amino-acid sequence: MYEPASLLSTAVPALRELRVELLRGCPLMCAHCSAFAAPHHPLALPLRRTVELISEFAQLGGRRLTLTGGEPLEYRGLDEVVAHTRQEGLELRMFSSGVIWDSGVRSSVSEDRLAALLRAEDTLMVSVYSSVPERHDQVTRVRGSFELTMQTIRAALSLGRRTEVHFVPTRLNVHELPGLVDLVARLGLPRISVLRFVPQGRGATGVEGLSLDREGYRALRHVVLRLRALYPGVDIALGSAHAFLGLKGCGPCTAAIDQLVVGADGHVSPCSAFGGYSAPDDHGNVLSESLGEVWQHSVLLQAVRGAHHAAPGCTGCLAQKALAYGRLDPLDSDPLEVDAIPTKVA
- a CDS encoding helix-turn-helix transcriptional regulator, producing MEQQTEYVLAAEQERHLAERVKEAREYLGLSQEFVADQIGISRPAMSALETGKRKVSSIELHRLAQLLKKPLTYFFDDDEVLSAPQDDTARALYRASKGLSEQDQQQVLRFAEFLRQAGRAPSLTSTDQS
- a CDS encoding helix-turn-helix domain-containing protein; translation: MSNPAPSIRQRLADNVRRLRQEREWSQEDLAAHASLHHNQISVIERARSGTGIDIVEKLALAFGVRAGELID
- a CDS encoding ImmA/IrrE family metallo-endopeptidase; translated protein: MNARTRALAKQRGTSAAAATHERLGTDTGRRIDVFRIIERSSVWLMFQPLDVYGLYKRIPDQGGDISGILLNAKHPPSLQRFTAAHEFGHHEMGHAESVDGEVELGLARDRVTDSMIEVEAQAFAANFLMPPRLVYTLVRQAGLPREGAEPTPQQAYLMGLEMGASYQATVTQLRALDVISPQIYSRLISVSPLHVKTQLRGGERPLNGRVDVWPLDYQDAGRVVYPRVSDELVVQLPEMPSTGYIWTAPVSTGAEPAVEVLVDQFLQGPEADENVLGGSGLRRFVLRVIHAGGAHLELRKERPWQGSGEPVDRYGIDLNITPHPAGSAERGVSARQQPFLA
- a CDS encoding helix-turn-helix domain-containing protein; translated protein: MRRKSGRAYRLTQSSRPNSQRASTCSALENANTSNVTLDHLQRIADALKVDVAELLRAD
- the acpS gene encoding holo-ACP synthase; this translates as MTMAWACGVDLIDLQRWGRILEVGGEAFCERNFTAAERAWCRGDHARLAARFAAKEAAAKALGTGLRDGVETTDIEVVSAASGQPSLHLHGEAAQRARLMNLEVWRLSLSHGDQQVIAFVMACSGAARIGMP
- a CDS encoding C1 family peptidase encodes the protein MTHHVTRKWPQLDLRSALPPVRDQGQRGTCMAFAVTAVHEAQTLTSEAGVDLSLHLSEEVLYWGCRQGQPRGTSGASFQQAQAALTSIGQPADTFWPYDDQRDETAASYAPPSGALDPQHCRQATLRSVAFSVDTVAELLAQGYPVAVGIRIGPAFIAALGGQIPDVPDPVRLGGHAIVLVGYDEAARPGRRGEFIIRNSWGSSWGVQGHGFCSGEWLIANLVGTSAWYVAPPSVRPASPVSAL